A genomic window from Trueperella bialowiezensis includes:
- a CDS encoding DNA polymerase III subunit delta', with protein sequence MSVFADLVGQEAAVAELRRAAEAARQIAGEDVASGELGNAAMSHAWLITGPPGSGRSLAARAFAAALQCTEAEPGAGECAQCKAVMGNNHPDVTALTTDLVTIKADDVRAYVASSYQAPSSGNWRVFIIEDADRMLPRTTNVLLKAIEEPGPRTVWILCTAAVADVLPTIRSRTRNVNLVTPSADDVARLLVEREGVTEEKARVAAQAAQSHIGVAKALATDPQAGELRRKTLDAVVGIKTTGDAVLAAMELTDMEAMRGEAGAEADEEAIEREVEERLAAMGLEAGARVPAAVRSQVKAAGVDSKRRATRTMQDTVDRELTYIMSLYRDVLVTQLDAQVDLINADYREAIERIAVGTTSSLTLERIDAIATARQRLRGNVAVQLLMEAALVELRAR encoded by the coding sequence GTGAGCGTGTTTGCTGATCTGGTGGGGCAGGAGGCGGCCGTCGCAGAGTTGCGGCGGGCTGCTGAGGCGGCCCGCCAGATCGCGGGTGAAGACGTCGCTTCGGGCGAGCTCGGCAATGCGGCGATGAGTCACGCCTGGCTGATCACCGGCCCGCCCGGTTCGGGGCGTTCGCTCGCGGCGCGCGCGTTCGCGGCGGCCCTGCAGTGCACCGAGGCGGAACCGGGGGCGGGCGAGTGCGCGCAGTGCAAAGCTGTGATGGGCAACAACCACCCGGACGTGACGGCGCTGACCACCGACCTCGTCACAATCAAGGCCGACGACGTGCGCGCCTACGTGGCCAGCTCGTATCAGGCGCCGAGCTCGGGCAACTGGCGGGTGTTCATTATCGAGGACGCCGATCGGATGCTGCCTCGCACCACGAACGTGCTGCTCAAAGCGATCGAGGAGCCTGGCCCGCGCACGGTCTGGATCCTGTGCACGGCCGCCGTGGCCGACGTGCTGCCGACGATCCGTTCTCGCACGCGCAACGTTAATCTTGTGACGCCGTCGGCTGACGACGTGGCACGCCTTCTTGTGGAGCGCGAAGGCGTGACCGAGGAGAAGGCGAGGGTGGCCGCCCAGGCGGCGCAGTCGCATATCGGCGTGGCGAAGGCGCTGGCCACCGACCCGCAAGCTGGCGAGCTGAGGCGGAAAACGCTGGACGCCGTCGTCGGAATTAAAACGACGGGCGACGCCGTGCTGGCCGCGATGGAGCTGACCGACATGGAGGCGATGCGCGGCGAGGCAGGCGCGGAGGCGGACGAGGAGGCGATTGAGCGGGAGGTCGAGGAACGGTTGGCGGCCATGGGCTTGGAGGCCGGCGCGCGCGTGCCGGCGGCGGTGCGCAGCCAGGTGAAGGCGGCCGGCGTGGATTCGAAGCGGCGCGCCACGCGTACCATGCAAGACACGGTCGATCGCGAGCTGACCTACATCATGTCGCTGTATCGCGACGTGCTCGTCACCCAACTGGACGCGCAAGTCGACCTGATCAACGCCGATTATCGTGAGGCGATTGAGCGGATAGCGGTGGGGACGACGTCGTCGCTCACCTTAGAACGGATCGATGCGATTGCGACGGCGCGGCAGCGGCTGCGCGGGAACGTGGCGGTGCAGCTGCTGATGGAGGCGGCGCTGGTCGAGTTGCGGGCTCGATAA
- the tmk gene encoding dTMP kinase, producing the protein MTSLGARGGRREGLFISFEGGDGSGKSTQVKLLAGALEAAGHEVVVTREPGGTAMGEQIRELLLHGGEMGPRAEALLYAADRAHHVESKVRPALARGQVVITDRYLDSSVAYQGAARELGTGEVRDLSLWAVGGLLPDVTFLLDVSAEVCAQRAHARTGGKLDRLERAGAEFHEAVRAQFRELAAAEPDRFYVLDAARSPEDLAGEVLGVVAELLDAGGQHSRGARGEAEARP; encoded by the coding sequence GTGACGTCGCTCGGTGCCCGCGGCGGGCGGCGCGAAGGCCTCTTCATCTCGTTTGAAGGTGGCGACGGCTCGGGGAAGTCCACGCAGGTGAAGCTGCTGGCCGGCGCATTGGAAGCAGCCGGGCATGAGGTGGTCGTGACCCGCGAGCCGGGCGGCACGGCGATGGGCGAGCAGATCCGCGAACTGTTGCTGCACGGCGGTGAGATGGGGCCGCGCGCCGAGGCGTTGCTGTATGCGGCGGACCGGGCTCATCACGTGGAGTCGAAGGTGCGCCCGGCGTTGGCCCGCGGGCAGGTGGTGATCACGGATCGGTATCTGGATTCGTCGGTGGCCTATCAGGGTGCGGCGCGCGAGCTGGGTACGGGTGAGGTGCGCGACCTGTCGTTGTGGGCCGTGGGCGGCCTGCTGCCGGATGTGACGTTTTTGCTGGACGTGTCGGCCGAGGTGTGCGCCCAGCGGGCGCACGCCCGCACGGGCGGAAAGCTTGATCGGCTGGAGCGCGCCGGGGCGGAGTTTCATGAGGCGGTGCGCGCCCAGTTCCGCGAGTTGGCGGCCGCAGAGCCGGATCGGTTTTATGTGCTTGATGCGGCGCGTTCGCCGGAGGACTTGGCAGGCGAGGTCCTCGGCGTCGTCGCTGAATTGTTGGATGCGGGCGGGCAGCACAGTCGCGGCGCTCGCGGCGAGGCGGAGGCGCGGCCGTGA
- a CDS encoding helix-turn-helix domain-containing protein, which translates to MAEKLYTTRQVSEMLNVSRQTVTRWCAEGYITYIELPTGQFRIPKSEVDRILVPVDPHDNSNDPLPGQGALL; encoded by the coding sequence GTGGCCGAGAAGCTATACACCACTCGACAGGTGAGCGAAATGCTCAACGTGAGTCGGCAGACTGTCACGCGCTGGTGCGCTGAAGGGTACATTACCTACATTGAGTTGCCAACGGGGCAGTTTCGCATTCCCAAGTCGGAGGTTGATCGCATCCTCGTCCCCGTTGATCCGCACGATAACAGCAATGATCCTTTGCCGGGGCAGGGGGCTTTGCTGTGA
- the topA gene encoding type I DNA topoisomerase, whose amino-acid sequence MTKLVIVESPAKARTIGNYLGPEYEVEASIGHIRDLPRPSELPAEMKKGPYGKFAVDVDNDFEPYYVVSPDKKKKVSELRAKLKDADELYLATDEDREGEAIAWHLLEALKPKIPVKRMVFHEITKEAIERALENTRDIDTELVDAQETRRILDRLVGYEVSPLLWRKVAPSLSAGRVQSVTTRLVVERERERMAFVPASYWDVTVRHAKASESFESKLHSLDGARIASGKDFNDDGELKPKPVRDGVRALGQEDAEAIAKVLEGAESSVASVETKPYRRRPAAPFTTSTLQQEASRKLRMSSRDTMSIAQALYENGYITYMRTDSTNLSGEAIAAARKQIKELYGAASLPDKPRVYASKAKGAQEAHEAIRPAGDSFRTPQEVASELRGREYALYELIWKRTVASQMADATGSTASVRLIADLGGAAGAQEATLAASGTIITFRGFLAAYEEGEDKKRYEDKSDSRLPDLHEGEVVANEEATADGHETTPPPRYTEASLVRELEEKGIGRPSTYASTISTIIDRGYVYKKGQALVPTWLAFSVVRLLEENLPNLVDYDFTADMEAELDDIAAGEKGRVEYLERFYKGGDGVEGLHEQVEGLGDIDARAVNTIELSDRIAVRVGRYGPYLEETNEAGEVARRANIPDDVAPDELTVDKAKELLDAALQGDRELGKDPETGYTIVVKDGRFGPYVSEVLPDDAVAYTPTGKVSKVKPKPKTASLFASMSPDTVTLEEALKLLALPREVGESQGEMIIATNGRYGPYMKRGKESRSLETEEQIFEITLEEAEAIFAQPKKRGRAAARPPLAELGKDPVSGGTILLKDGRFGPYVTDGIVNASVPRSDDINQITPERAQDLLVQRRLKIAEQGGPKARNKTKNTVRAKGRGRGSKAKK is encoded by the coding sequence ATGACGAAGCTGGTCATCGTCGAGTCGCCGGCGAAAGCGCGTACGATCGGGAACTATTTGGGGCCCGAGTACGAGGTTGAGGCGTCCATCGGGCATATCCGCGATTTGCCGCGCCCGTCCGAACTGCCTGCGGAGATGAAGAAGGGCCCGTATGGCAAGTTTGCGGTGGACGTGGATAACGATTTCGAACCGTACTATGTGGTGAGTCCTGATAAAAAGAAGAAGGTCTCGGAGCTGCGTGCCAAGCTCAAGGATGCCGACGAACTCTACCTCGCAACCGATGAGGATCGCGAGGGTGAGGCGATTGCGTGGCATTTGCTGGAGGCGCTCAAGCCGAAGATTCCGGTCAAGCGCATGGTTTTCCACGAGATCACGAAGGAAGCGATTGAGCGCGCGCTAGAAAATACGCGTGACATCGACACGGAGTTGGTGGACGCTCAGGAGACCCGTCGGATTTTGGACAGGCTGGTCGGCTACGAGGTCTCGCCGTTGCTGTGGCGGAAGGTGGCGCCGTCGCTGTCGGCGGGGCGCGTGCAGTCGGTGACCACTCGGCTCGTCGTGGAGCGTGAGCGGGAGCGCATGGCGTTCGTGCCGGCGTCGTATTGGGATGTGACGGTGCGCCACGCGAAGGCGAGCGAGAGCTTCGAGTCGAAGTTACATTCGCTGGATGGCGCGCGGATCGCGTCGGGTAAGGATTTTAACGACGACGGCGAGCTGAAGCCGAAGCCGGTACGCGACGGCGTGCGTGCGCTCGGCCAGGAGGACGCGGAAGCGATCGCGAAGGTGCTTGAGGGTGCGGAATCGTCGGTGGCGTCGGTGGAGACGAAGCCGTATCGGCGTCGGCCGGCGGCGCCGTTTACGACGTCGACCCTCCAGCAGGAGGCCTCCCGGAAGTTGCGGATGAGTTCGCGTGACACGATGAGCATCGCTCAGGCGCTGTACGAAAACGGGTATATCACGTATATGCGTACGGATTCGACGAACCTGTCCGGTGAGGCGATCGCGGCGGCACGCAAGCAGATCAAGGAGCTGTACGGGGCGGCGAGTTTGCCGGACAAGCCGCGGGTGTACGCGTCGAAAGCGAAGGGCGCGCAGGAAGCTCACGAGGCGATCCGCCCGGCGGGTGATTCGTTCCGCACGCCGCAGGAGGTGGCCAGCGAGCTGCGCGGGCGCGAATACGCGCTCTATGAGCTGATTTGGAAGCGCACGGTGGCGTCGCAGATGGCGGACGCGACAGGGTCGACGGCGTCGGTGCGGCTTATCGCCGATCTCGGCGGAGCTGCGGGTGCGCAGGAAGCCACGCTGGCGGCGTCGGGAACCATCATCACCTTCCGCGGGTTCCTGGCCGCCTACGAGGAGGGCGAGGACAAGAAGCGTTACGAGGACAAGTCGGATTCGCGGCTGCCGGACCTGCACGAGGGTGAGGTCGTGGCGAACGAGGAGGCCACGGCGGACGGGCATGAGACGACGCCGCCGCCGCGCTACACCGAGGCGTCGCTGGTGCGCGAGCTGGAGGAGAAGGGGATCGGCCGGCCGTCCACGTACGCCTCCACGATTTCCACGATCATCGACCGCGGATACGTGTATAAGAAGGGGCAGGCGCTCGTGCCCACGTGGCTCGCGTTTTCGGTGGTGCGGCTGCTCGAGGAGAACCTGCCGAACCTGGTCGACTACGATTTCACGGCCGACATGGAGGCCGAGCTTGACGACATCGCCGCTGGTGAGAAGGGGCGCGTGGAGTACCTGGAGCGGTTCTATAAGGGCGGCGACGGCGTGGAGGGCTTGCACGAGCAGGTCGAAGGTCTGGGTGACATCGACGCGCGTGCGGTGAACACGATCGAGCTGTCGGACCGGATTGCGGTGCGCGTGGGGCGCTATGGCCCGTATCTTGAGGAGACGAACGAGGCCGGCGAGGTGGCGCGCAGGGCGAATATTCCCGACGACGTCGCCCCCGACGAGCTGACCGTCGACAAGGCGAAAGAACTGCTCGACGCGGCACTGCAAGGGGATCGCGAGCTGGGTAAGGATCCGGAGACGGGGTACACGATCGTCGTCAAGGACGGGCGGTTCGGCCCGTACGTGTCCGAGGTGTTGCCCGACGACGCCGTCGCCTACACGCCCACGGGCAAGGTCTCGAAGGTCAAGCCGAAGCCGAAGACGGCCTCGCTGTTCGCGTCGATGAGCCCGGACACGGTGACGCTCGAGGAAGCGTTGAAACTGTTGGCGTTGCCGCGCGAGGTGGGAGAGAGCCAGGGCGAGATGATTATCGCGACGAACGGACGCTACGGCCCGTATATGAAGCGCGGTAAGGAATCGCGGTCGCTGGAGACCGAGGAGCAGATTTTCGAGATCACGCTCGAGGAGGCGGAGGCCATTTTTGCGCAGCCGAAGAAGCGGGGGCGGGCGGCGGCGCGTCCGCCGTTGGCGGAGCTGGGTAAGGACCCGGTCTCGGGTGGCACGATCCTGCTCAAAGACGGCCGGTTTGGGCCGTATGTGACGGACGGGATCGTGAATGCGTCCGTGCCGCGCTCGGACGACATCAACCAGATCACGCCCGAGCGGGCGCAGGACCTGCTGGTGCAGCGCCGGTTGAAGATCGCCGAGCAGGGCGGGCCGAAGGCGCGCAACAAGACGAAGAATACCGTGCGCGCGAAGGGACGCGGGCGCGGGAGTAAGGCGAAGAAGTGA
- a CDS encoding ArsR/SmtB family transcription factor produces the protein MNENGHETVGDGHVHPVVELFKALAHPIRADIVHRLTESPASVGELVDHVEGASQPLVSHHLRILRDAHLVQATRIGRNNEYSLVDDHVAAIFLAAWNHTEEHDNDCNH, from the coding sequence ATGAACGAGAACGGACATGAAACTGTAGGCGATGGCCACGTCCATCCTGTCGTCGAGCTCTTTAAAGCGCTCGCCCACCCGATACGTGCCGACATCGTTCATCGCCTCACCGAGTCGCCGGCAAGCGTCGGCGAATTGGTGGATCACGTCGAAGGTGCGTCGCAACCACTCGTTTCGCATCACTTGCGAATCTTGCGCGACGCACACCTCGTTCAGGCAACCCGAATTGGGCGAAACAACGAATACTCGCTGGTCGATGACCACGTGGCGGCCATCTTCTTGGCTGCCTGGAACCACACAGAGGAACATGACAATGACTGCAACCACTGA
- a CDS encoding alpha/beta hydrolase yields MKLKLIALIAAASLGLAACTDSTNVPDKTETPSPTSPVQTGDAVPIDAAMPEIPAGLDKFYEQELAWEACDDFECADVTVPMDYENPGGVTITIRMKKRAADEQAIGSLLVNPGGPGASGQSMAESANMFFSDDLLKHFDVIGFDPRGVGDSAPVDCLSDADLAAYLDTAHPDTPEGEAQERADVDRLVAGCKENTGDLLEFVGTREAAQDMDVMRHVLGDPRLYYVGYSYGTTLGGMYAELFPQNVGRMILDGAVDDAIPNFEQNLAQAKGFEQALDAYIEYCIDGGDCALGGTPEEARATVARLFDEIGANPVPAGDRQLTEAGLFYGVAAPLYDDTSWFLLDSAFDQLIKENNGEIFLLLFDLYMSRQGDTFTSNMTEANWAINCADTVVEGDEAEWEKLADKMAAEAPIFGKAMGYSQYLCAQMPGGLDEPMGPFVAKGSEPIVVVGTTGDPATPYEWSQAFADKMDNAVFVTWEGEGHTAYGRAGDCIGKPLDAYMLRGEVPDDGLRCVGDE; encoded by the coding sequence GTGAAACTCAAACTGATTGCTCTGATTGCCGCAGCTTCGCTAGGCCTAGCTGCCTGTACGGATTCCACGAACGTGCCGGATAAGACGGAGACGCCGTCGCCGACGTCCCCGGTACAGACCGGCGATGCGGTCCCGATTGATGCAGCCATGCCCGAGATTCCGGCGGGGCTGGACAAGTTCTATGAACAAGAGTTGGCGTGGGAAGCGTGCGATGATTTTGAGTGCGCGGACGTGACCGTTCCGATGGATTATGAGAATCCGGGCGGTGTAACCATCACGATTCGGATGAAGAAGAGGGCCGCCGACGAACAGGCGATCGGTAGTCTGCTGGTGAATCCGGGCGGGCCGGGTGCGAGCGGGCAGTCGATGGCCGAGAGCGCGAACATGTTCTTTTCGGACGATCTTTTGAAACACTTTGATGTGATCGGGTTCGATCCGCGTGGGGTGGGCGATTCGGCGCCCGTCGACTGTTTGAGTGATGCCGACCTGGCCGCCTACCTCGACACGGCCCATCCGGACACCCCGGAGGGCGAGGCGCAGGAGCGTGCCGATGTGGATAGGCTCGTTGCCGGATGTAAAGAGAACACGGGCGACCTGCTGGAGTTTGTGGGCACGCGCGAGGCGGCACAGGACATGGACGTCATGCGGCATGTGCTCGGCGATCCGCGCCTGTACTATGTGGGTTACTCGTACGGCACCACGCTCGGCGGCATGTATGCGGAGCTGTTCCCGCAAAATGTGGGCCGGATGATTCTCGACGGCGCGGTTGATGATGCGATCCCGAATTTCGAGCAGAATCTTGCGCAGGCGAAAGGCTTCGAGCAGGCGCTTGACGCCTATATTGAGTACTGTATTGACGGCGGGGACTGCGCGCTGGGCGGCACGCCTGAGGAGGCGCGGGCAACCGTGGCCCGGCTCTTCGATGAGATCGGGGCGAACCCGGTGCCCGCGGGCGACCGCCAGCTCACGGAAGCGGGCCTGTTCTACGGGGTGGCCGCACCTTTGTATGACGATACGTCGTGGTTCCTCCTCGATTCGGCGTTCGACCAGCTGATCAAAGAGAACAACGGGGAAATATTCCTGCTGCTGTTTGACCTGTACATGTCTCGTCAAGGTGACACGTTTACCTCCAACATGACGGAGGCGAACTGGGCGATCAACTGTGCGGACACCGTGGTCGAAGGCGACGAAGCCGAGTGGGAGAAGCTCGCCGACAAGATGGCAGCAGAGGCACCTATTTTCGGTAAGGCGATGGGATATTCGCAGTATTTGTGTGCGCAGATGCCGGGCGGGCTGGATGAGCCGATGGGGCCGTTCGTGGCAAAAGGTTCGGAGCCGATCGTCGTCGTGGGAACGACCGGTGATCCGGCCACCCCGTACGAGTGGTCGCAGGCGTTTGCCGACAAGATGGACAACGCCGTGTTCGTCACCTGGGAGGGTGAGGGCCATACGGCCTACGGCCGGGCTGGCGACTGTATCGGCAAGCCGCTCGATGCCTACATGCTGCGCGGCGAGGTGCCCGACGACGGGCTGCGTTGCGTGGGGGATGAGTAG
- a CDS encoding helix-turn-helix domain-containing protein, with protein MSVDQIIGERVNTWLRRKRLMQMELADFLGIQRSVVSRKVSGHVSWSATDLVKTAAFLDVPLSELLPEETVEMAKAPDLVGSGAVSSHLRESNSRPSHYE; from the coding sequence ATGAGCGTCGATCAGATCATCGGCGAGCGCGTTAACACATGGCTACGTCGCAAACGTCTCATGCAAATGGAACTTGCGGACTTTCTAGGAATTCAACGTTCTGTCGTTTCTCGCAAAGTTTCCGGTCATGTCTCATGGTCAGCTACCGATCTTGTTAAAACAGCTGCATTCCTAGATGTTCCACTTTCGGAACTTCTACCCGAAGAAACAGTAGAGATGGCAAAGGCTCCAGACCTTGTGGGTTCTGGAGCCGTGTCGAGCCACCTGCGAGAATCGAACTCGCGACCTTCTCATTACGAGTGA
- a CDS encoding FMN-binding negative transcriptional regulator produces MARQHAMGDDDALAVVEQAGAGQFITAGPNGLNATFVPFNVDRRGEQIFLQTHLTRVNPQWRDDADTLVVVQGPQARVSGMDLPPETPTQRLPNVPTWNYVTVHVRGEFTVHDDAEWKTAHLTKLVERFESEWRVGTHSSYELVNNALAAMVGVEIRVREIVGKAKLGQNMSPVEIAQTAEHMRNRDAAAGPVADLMEDIAIPWAQAREERVEGALSRRTNDSAAEPPRPVD; encoded by the coding sequence GTGGCACGCCAACACGCGATGGGCGACGACGACGCGCTCGCCGTCGTCGAACAAGCCGGAGCCGGACAGTTCATTACGGCCGGACCAAACGGGCTGAACGCCACGTTCGTGCCCTTTAACGTGGACCGGCGCGGCGAGCAGATCTTCTTGCAAACCCACCTGACCCGGGTGAACCCGCAGTGGCGCGACGACGCCGACACGCTCGTCGTCGTGCAAGGCCCGCAAGCGCGGGTGTCCGGCATGGATCTTCCCCCGGAAACGCCCACCCAGCGTCTGCCGAACGTGCCCACCTGGAATTATGTGACGGTGCACGTGCGCGGGGAGTTCACGGTTCATGATGACGCCGAGTGGAAAACCGCGCACCTGACCAAGCTCGTGGAACGTTTCGAGAGCGAGTGGCGGGTGGGCACGCATTCCTCGTACGAGCTGGTCAATAATGCGCTGGCGGCGATGGTCGGGGTGGAGATCAGGGTGCGCGAGATTGTGGGGAAGGCGAAGCTGGGGCAGAACATGTCGCCGGTCGAGATCGCTCAAACGGCTGAGCACATGCGTAATCGGGATGCGGCGGCCGGCCCCGTCGCGGACCTGATGGAAGATATTGCGATCCCGTGGGCGCAGGCGCGCGAAGAGCGGGTCGAGGGTGCACTTTCGCGTAGGACGAATGACAGCGCCGCCGAGCCGCCGCGCCCGGTAGACTGA
- a CDS encoding methyltransferase: protein MGNSDARGEAGAFLVALRTDIAGWTRESVAGELGKDALAALDRDMAVPASMACAGGAQIAQLTRLFWLGEELSDDELAAALPTAWRKLMGGREIVKGHEGAENQDKLAGAGQPVDRSAAGHVLLGSRGAGAGRLWRSRWQVVPVNVPQHVRQAIQRANPESAAARTNTVWIASSHGTLQGARHAEDFVMGVGGATRTLAALANYEPGQRVLDLGTGSGIHAIVAALAGARVTATDISDAALELARLNAELNGVRIDLRKGSLFEPVAGERFDVIVSNPPFVITPPAARPAVGALDYRDAGLESDQVSARVIGALADHLTPEGRAWMLVNWEIPADPNSDSGVSTPESEKGWAAPVRRWAHKLDAHLIMREQLPVTSYIETWLGDGGLRPGHPDFAPAYRAWLADFTERQVSHVGLGYLAAGLPPASPPTREPVFLAQHLRGTAPANLHDYMSAIWAGRRLSATDLVNMKPVAKDVVEHRFYRPGEAEPWIIKFTQTNGFGEEIQADTALAGFVSVADGELTCGQIVAALAELLGEDPAKLAATLLPKVVHMKQLGMLTFDNAH from the coding sequence ATGGGCAATTCGGATGCGAGGGGCGAGGCTGGCGCCTTTTTGGTGGCGTTGCGGACCGATATCGCCGGGTGGACCCGCGAATCGGTCGCCGGCGAGCTCGGGAAAGACGCGCTCGCGGCCCTCGACCGCGACATGGCCGTGCCGGCCTCGATGGCCTGCGCAGGCGGCGCGCAGATCGCCCAGCTCACGAGGCTGTTCTGGCTCGGCGAGGAACTCAGCGATGACGAGCTGGCGGCGGCGTTGCCGACCGCGTGGCGGAAGTTAATGGGTGGCCGCGAGATTGTGAAAGGGCACGAAGGCGCGGAGAACCAGGACAAGCTTGCGGGTGCGGGCCAGCCTGTAGACCGGAGTGCGGCCGGGCATGTTCTGTTGGGCAGCCGCGGCGCGGGCGCGGGCCGCCTGTGGCGCTCACGCTGGCAGGTCGTTCCGGTCAACGTGCCGCAGCACGTACGGCAGGCGATCCAACGAGCCAACCCGGAATCGGCGGCGGCCCGCACGAACACGGTGTGGATCGCGTCCTCCCACGGCACACTGCAGGGCGCTCGTCACGCAGAGGACTTCGTCATGGGCGTGGGAGGCGCAACCCGCACCCTCGCAGCACTCGCGAACTACGAGCCCGGCCAGCGAGTGCTCGACCTCGGCACCGGCTCGGGCATACACGCGATCGTTGCGGCGCTCGCGGGAGCACGCGTTACGGCTACGGATATTTCGGACGCGGCCCTCGAACTGGCACGCCTCAACGCCGAGCTCAACGGCGTTCGCATTGACCTTCGCAAGGGATCGCTGTTCGAACCCGTGGCAGGGGAACGTTTTGACGTCATCGTGTCGAACCCGCCGTTCGTTATCACCCCGCCGGCCGCGAGGCCGGCCGTGGGCGCACTCGACTACCGCGATGCCGGCCTAGAATCCGACCAGGTCAGCGCGCGCGTCATCGGCGCGCTCGCCGATCACCTCACCCCGGAAGGCCGGGCCTGGATGCTCGTGAACTGGGAGATCCCCGCAGACCCGAACTCGGATTCCGGTGTGTCGACACCAGAGTCTGAAAAGGGGTGGGCGGCGCCCGTGCGCCGCTGGGCACACAAGCTCGACGCTCACCTCATCATGCGCGAGCAGCTACCCGTCACCTCCTATATTGAAACCTGGCTCGGCGATGGTGGCCTACGCCCCGGCCACCCTGATTTCGCGCCCGCCTATCGGGCCTGGCTCGCCGACTTCACTGAACGCCAGGTGAGCCACGTCGGGCTCGGCTACCTCGCGGCCGGGCTCCCACCGGCCTCACCGCCAACGCGCGAGCCGGTCTTCCTCGCCCAACACCTGCGCGGCACCGCGCCGGCGAACCTGCACGACTACATGAGCGCGATCTGGGCGGGCCGCCGCCTGAGCGCCACCGATCTGGTCAACATGAAGCCGGTGGCTAAGGACGTCGTCGAACATCGCTTCTATCGGCCGGGCGAAGCCGAACCGTGGATCATCAAGTTCACGCAAACCAACGGTTTCGGCGAGGAAATCCAGGCGGATACGGCGCTAGCCGGCTTCGTGTCTGTGGCGGACGGGGAGCTGACCTGCGGGCAGATCGTGGCGGCGCTCGCGGAATTATTGGGGGAGGATCCCGCTAAACTGGCCGCAACCCTACTGCCCAAGGTTGTCCACATGAAACAGTTGGGTATGCTGACATTCGATAACGCACACTAG
- a CDS encoding DUF308 domain-containing protein, protein MANLRDTEGLYNTKTAWTWHPIAIAVGLGLIALGVFMLINPRATLSTVALILGVVLVLRAVVFLFSATKSLGAGNKSQATLGYIAGGVLAIVGLVLIISPDILLNALFAVAAIVFILDSLTNLLLLPRLWELNRPLAVAAGLANALVLAAAIMMLLNPELGWYSQNLGLGVGMTAWGATYAFYGIGAATMRSRGDA, encoded by the coding sequence ATGGCCAACCTGCGAGACACCGAAGGCTTGTACAACACGAAAACGGCGTGGACGTGGCATCCGATCGCCATCGCCGTCGGCCTTGGGCTGATCGCCCTAGGCGTGTTTATGCTCATCAATCCGCGGGCCACGCTGTCAACCGTGGCCTTGATCTTGGGCGTTGTGCTCGTGTTGCGCGCCGTCGTGTTCCTGTTCAGCGCCACGAAATCGCTGGGCGCCGGCAACAAGAGCCAAGCCACGCTCGGCTATATCGCCGGCGGCGTGCTCGCCATCGTTGGGCTCGTGCTGATCATCAGCCCGGACATCCTGCTCAACGCTCTGTTCGCCGTGGCCGCCATTGTCTTCATCCTTGATTCGCTCACGAACCTCCTCCTGCTGCCGAGGCTGTGGGAACTCAACCGGCCGCTGGCTGTGGCCGCCGGGCTCGCCAACGCGCTCGTACTCGCTGCCGCGATCATGATGCTGCTCAACCCCGAACTCGGATGGTATTCGCAAAACTTGGGCCTCGGCGTCGGCATGACGGCCTGGGGTGCCACCTATGCGTTCTACGGCATCGGAGCGGCGACGATGCGCTCGCGCGGAGATGCGTGA